Proteins found in one Drosophila busckii strain San Diego stock center, stock number 13000-0081.31 chromosome 2R, ASM1175060v1, whole genome shotgun sequence genomic segment:
- the LOC108595911 gene encoding serine protease 3-like → MKHFLVLALAIACAQAEPMQGRITNGHAAAEGQFPYQVGLSIAKAGDTFFCGASIIGNQWLLTAAHCIVGADNAIVYYGATQRTTAKLYQVVYPAGFIPHPDYTAKPLTNDIALIKTPVIAFSAYINKVQLPALASSYATYAGQQAIASGWGFTSQWDFDYANTLQYTSLSIISAAKCEDAYGKVEASSKVLCVATPNKSSTCSGDLGGPLVLSSSKQLVGVASFTHIYGCERGEPAGFARVTSYLHWIKEVSGISY, encoded by the exons ATGAAGcactttttagttttagccTTGGCTATTGCCTGTGCGCAGGCAGAGCCCATGCAGGGCAGAATTACTAAtggacatgctgctgctgagggaCAATTTCCGTATCAAGTGGGTCTAAGCATTGCGAAGGCAGGTGACACTTTTTTCTGTGGCGCCAGCATCATTGGCAATCAATGGCTGCTTACAGCTGCGCATTGTATAGTGGG CGCTGATAATGCAATTGTCTATTATGGCGCCACACAGCGCACCACAGCCAAGCTCTATCAAGTGGTTTACCCCGCTGGCTTTATACCACATCCTGACTACACTGCCAAGCCGCTGACCAACGACATTGCGTTGATCAAGACGCCAGTTATAGCGTTCAGTGCTTACATCAACAAGGTGCAGCTGCCAGCGCTTGCCAGCAGCTATGCTACCTATGCTGGACAGCAGGCTATAGCCTCCGGCTGGGGCTTCACTTCGCAATGGGACTTTGACTACGCCAATACACTGCAGTACACAAGCCTAAGCATTATTTCGGCTGCCAAGTGTGAGGATGCGTACGGCAAGGTGGAGGCTTCCAGCAAGGTGCTCTGTGTGGCCACGCCCAATAAGAGTTCCACCTGCAGCGGCGACTTGGGTGGTCCACTTgtcttaagcagcagcaaacaattggTGGGTGTTGCTTCCTTTACACACATTTATGGCTGTGAGCGTGGCGAGCCAGCGGGTTTTGCTCGCGTGACCAGCTATTTGCACTGGATCAAGGAGGTTTCAGGCATTTCCTACTAA